A genomic stretch from Pristiophorus japonicus isolate sPriJap1 chromosome 6, sPriJap1.hap1, whole genome shotgun sequence includes:
- the LOC139265998 gene encoding profilin-2-like isoform X2: protein MAGWNGYVDNLMSDGQCQDAAIVGYTDSKYVWASVPGGALSAITPTEIDVFVGKDRQSFFTNGMVLGGKKCSVIRDNLFEAECTMDVRTKSAAKETTYNITIAKADSTLVVVMGKGGVHGGVLNKKAFTMATYLRNSGYEASPRPPSNSLTLTAQSHWPCYQTVAGRFFFNYPFLLLIFS from the exons ATGGCTGGCTGGAACGGTTATGTGGATAACCTGATGTCCGATGGACAATGCCAGGACGCCGCGATTGTCGGCTACACGGACTCCAAGTACGTCTGGGCCTCGGTGCCTGGAGGCGCCCTCTCGGCGATAACG CCTACAGAAATAGATGTGTTCGTTGGAAAGGATCGTCAAAGTTTCTTCACTAATGGCATGGTCCTGGGTGGAAAGAAGTGCTCCGTTATCAGAGATAACCTGTTTGAAGCTGAATGCACAATGGACGTGAGGACAAAGAGCGCAGCTAAAGAAACAACGTACAATATTACTATAGCCAAAGCTGACTCAA CATTGGTTGTAGTCATGGGAAAGGGAGGTGTCCATGGAGGGGTACTCAACAAGAAAGCATTTACCATGGCTACATACCTGAGGAATTCTGGATACGAAGCCTCTCCCCGTCCACCTAGCAACTCACTCACCCTCACCGCCCAGTCGCATTGGCCATGCTACCAGACTGTAGctggtagatttttttttaattatccatTTCTGCTATTGATTTTTTCTTAG
- the LOC139265998 gene encoding profilin-2-like isoform X1: MAGWNGYVDNLMSDGQCQDAAIVGYTDSKYVWASVPGGALSAITPTEIDVFVGKDRQSFFTNGMVLGGKKCSVIRDNLFEAECTMDVRTKSAAKETTYNITIAKADSILVIAMGKEGVHGGVLNSKAFTMAKYLKESGF, translated from the exons ATGGCTGGCTGGAACGGTTATGTGGATAACCTGATGTCCGATGGACAATGCCAGGACGCCGCGATTGTCGGCTACACGGACTCCAAGTACGTCTGGGCCTCGGTGCCTGGAGGCGCCCTCTCGGCGATAACG CCTACAGAAATAGATGTGTTCGTTGGAAAGGATCGTCAAAGTTTCTTCACTAATGGCATGGTCCTGGGTGGAAAGAAGTGCTCCGTTATCAGAGATAACCTGTTTGAAGCTGAATGCACAATGGACGTGAGGACAAAGAGCGCAGCTAAAGAAACAACGTACAATATTACTATAGCCAAAGCTGACTCAA tctTGGTCATTGCAATGGGAAAAGAAGGGGTCCACGGAGGAGTGTTGAATAGCAAGGCATTCACAATGGCAAAATACTTGAAAGAATCTGGGTTCTAG